The genome window ACTAGGCGTTTTTTACCCTGAAAATAGGAAGTCGGCCAGGCTGTGCCGTCCGGCATAAGAATATCGAAGACAGGAGCCGGAACACCTATCGGTAGAAGAGTCGAAGCCACTGAGAACCTCCTTTCAGCATCATGTATCATCAATCATATTACTCAGAAATGATTTGTTCGGTTCCACTTTAGAAAGCTGGCAGCCAAAAACGATGGAAGCCTCTAGCCGTGTGCAATGAAAAGGATCTGATCGGCTGTAAGTGCGATATCGGCCGCGGTCATGCTGTCGCGTACCTGTGCCACACTGCGACAGCCGACGATGGGAATGGTTGGGAACGGCTGCCCTCTTAAATAGCCGAGCACAATTTGGGTTATGGTGAGCCCCGTTTCCTGAGCAAGTCGCTGCATACGGTGAAAGCGACGGGAGGTTTCGGGTAAGCGATAAAAACTTAAAAAGCCGGGGTTCATTTCGTGGAGGGTTCCGTTGGCCATACGATGAAACAACCCATAAGCTTGAGATTGGAAGGGCACTGCCGCCATGCCCGTTTCCTCATGGAAAAAGAAACGCTCTTCATCCATCCAACCAACGGTTGGGTCGCCATAAGGATATTTTGCGAGAACGGCAGCGTTCCAAAGCACTTGGTCAGCAACGAAGCCTTGAAGTCCATGAGATTTTGCATAGGCATTAGCGGCTCGCAGACGTGGAGTTCTCCAGTTGGAGGCGCCGAACCATCGCAATTTTCCTGCCTCCCGCTGCGCGTTGAGGGTTTCGATGATGGCTTCATACGGTACGTCGGGGTCATCTCGATGAAGCCAGTAGAGGTCTATGATATCGGTTTGAAGAAACTGTAGGCTTTCATCAAGGTCTTTTACAATCTCTTTTGGTGTGACACGGGAGACATGAGGAGCCTGGAGGTCCCAGTGTCCTCCTTTAGTTGCGAGGATGATCTGATCGCGATTCTTGCGCGATTGAATCCAGGCTCCAATCGTCTTCTCACTGAGGCCTCTTTCTCCGGGAACCCAATCGCCGTAGACGTGGGCGGTATCAATGAAGTTGCCTCCGCACTCCACATATGCATCGAGAATGCGAAAGGAGCTTTCGCGATCAAGAGAGGTACCAAATTCACCTGTTCCAAGACAAATGGTGGAGGGGTAAAGATCGGTGCCCGGAATATTGATCAAAGCCATACTTCAAGCGCGCTCCATCCTCGAATTGTAAAATTGTACCCGATTTCCCGCTTGAGGAGCGGCCTAGAATCGAGCGTCCAGATACGGGCTACCAGCGCGCAATGAAAGTAATGATGTGGGACGGCATACCGGTGAGAGTATGGATACCCAAGACGCTAACAGGCAGTTCAGGCGTATCACAGGCGAGTTGAGCTTTCTTATCTTGGACATGTAGCTCCCATGTTCCGTTGCGCATATAGAGGGAGAGCAGGGAGCGCACGTGTCCTGTAGGTTTCATTGGGGCAAGCCAAACGGAGGTGGGGAACGAAGCGGGTTGACCGTGTGTGGTGACCGGAGGGTGCCCTGGGTTCACTAGCACCCATGGTGCTGGGGAACCATGGGGAGCACGACGCAGTTGCTGACCGGTATTCTCCGCAATGGAGACCATTTTGATCAACAGATTTTGAGAGCTTCTAAGCGGTTTGCCGTCCAGGGCAATGGCCATGAGCGCCCCGTAAGGTGTGGCCGTGGAGAGACAAAGGGGGCCGACACGGTAGGTTTTCTTTGGTTCGAAAGCGCCTGCGATCATCACAAACGAGGAAGTGTGTATGGTTAGCAACCGGTGCACCGAGTCGAAATGGATCTGGTTCGTATCGCTGATCCACTGGCCTGTAAAGCGACTTTTTGGGTCTATTGGAGCGCCTCGATGATAAAGGGTGGCGAGAAGCCGATCTAGTTGGCGATTATCTTGGTCGGTGCCTGTTGGGGTGACAACTAAACTCGCTGCGGTGGGATGGCTCGTGCTGTTCAGTTGGACGCACCACGCGAGACGTGCAAGGAGTTGTGTGTCGTAAGGCCAGTGAAAAAGTTGGGGTTTGGGAAAGGCGAAAGTAACGGTGTGGTTGGCAGGTTGAATAAGACCTGAGAGAAAAACACGCCCTGCGATGGCATAGAGGCCCCAAATGGCCGGATCGCTTTGTTCCGAGTACATATTAAGAGCCATCGGGCTCGAATCGTTAGGCCCTCTATTTGTTTGATAGCCAAATAGAAGCACGGCATCGTAATTCTGGAGGGCGGAGTAGGCGAGGACGAGCGGTACGGAGGAGCTGCGCCAGCGATTAGGCCAACCGACGTCCCACTCTCGGATCACTACGGGCTTGTTGTTCCATCGGAGGGTGGCTGTATAGGGGGCGAAACCCAGTCCACTGTCGTTGGCGAGGGGGTCTTGATTGCTGATATAAGATAGGTTGCGATTTTGTGGATCGGGTAAAGAGGTTTCGCCATACCAGTTTTCGGCGGTGAAATCGCACTCTTCGGCGACAGCTGCCAGATCGGCTGGCGCGTCGCTAGAGACCACGGCCGTGATAGGGATTTTCACACCGATGCTGTGCAGGTAGGAAACCATCTGATGGAAGTAAGAGCGCTCTAGAGTATAGAGAAACTCGACGCCATCTTGCACACGCTTTGGAGCATGACGCACATCAATGACGTTAGCAGGGAGATCGGTAGGCGGAGGTGTAAGCAGCGGGAGGTCTACGCTATTATTGTTGGGGTCTTCGTCTGGGCGCAAAACCGGATAGCCTTGAATAGATCCCCAAGAGGAGGCTAAGTTAGTGCGATTCCCATAACGCGCAAGGAGCCATTGATTCCAAAGTTTCCTCAACTCAGTGCGGTAGGGTTCTACAAGGTCATCAAGTTGGTCGGGTTGGAGGAAGAAGCCACTTTCGTTACAGATCTCAAGCATAACGAGATCGGGGTCATCTACAAGTTTCAGCCCAGTATAGGGGTTTGTGTGACACAA of Chthonomonas calidirosea T49 contains these proteins:
- a CDS encoding aldo/keto reductase, coding for MALINIPGTDLYPSTICLGTGEFGTSLDRESSFRILDAYVECGGNFIDTAHVYGDWVPGERGLSEKTIGAWIQSRKNRDQIILATKGGHWDLQAPHVSRVTPKEIVKDLDESLQFLQTDIIDLYWLHRDDPDVPYEAIIETLNAQREAGKLRWFGASNWRTPRLRAANAYAKSHGLQGFVADQVLWNAAVLAKYPYGDPTVGWMDEERFFFHEETGMAAVPFQSQAYGLFHRMANGTLHEMNPGFLSFYRLPETSRRFHRMQRLAQETGLTITQIVLGYLRGQPFPTIPIVGCRSVAQVRDSMTAADIALTADQILFIAHG